The proteins below come from a single Dermatophagoides farinae isolate YC_2012a chromosome 7, ASM2471394v1, whole genome shotgun sequence genomic window:
- the LOC124497106 gene encoding uncharacterized protein LOC124497106: MNKFLFSLTTMVMIILVVNEMTPITEAIFCTEDFCKGVECPSLTPQDCQNKSDGRYRFVQNGGTCGCCPFCVRVFAKGEDCSQTLIQPRMAGTSLRSECEQGTRCDGTTLKCV, encoded by the exons atgaataaatttctattttcattgaccacaatggtgatgatcattttggtGGTGAACGAAATGACACCAATTACTGAAGCCATTTTTTGTACAGAAGATTTCTGTAAAGGTGTAGAATGTCCATCATTAACACCACAAGATTGTCAGAATAAATCGGATGGCCGTTATCGTTTTGTACAAAATGGTGGTACTTGTGGCTGCTGTCCATTTTGTGTACGAGTTTTTG CTAAAGGAGAAGATTGTAGCCAAACATTGATTCAACCACGAATGGCTGGTACTTCTTTACGTAGTGAATGTGAACAAGGCACACGTTGTGATGGAACAACACTTAAATGtgtataa
- the LOC124497079 gene encoding di-N-acetylchitobiase: MQKLLLLIALIVCIVDADQQPKCPCDDQNDCNRIMTNWKTNQTIGYVLESDSNIWSTFKWNKLTMIALIDFHQPKLMCLAHHNKIRIMAFGNFTLNDLSSSDKMHEWIENRIKEAQNNFYDGINLFIDDPVEPNSTFSQRITDFVSLTTKHFHEKLPGSIVLFNAPFSPKNEKGKAVDGKNYDYVAISKSVDLMIAMDFDQRSQSFDEPKCLAGAPESLYITIGSLMAYKNIGVDLNRMILTLGFYVDEYLCIEYHQNYRCIIQPYNYRGANCSSKIANRIPWNVYKTMIGQCWIQVWDEHSNHDIYTYLDNSIYGQIKQYWSDYPAIFKKMILIDENQMSGIGVWMLNYLDDKIWSQLPERQ; encoded by the exons AtgcaaaaattattattgttaatcGCTTTAATCGTATGTATTGTTGATGCCgatcaacaaccaaaatgTCCATgcgatgatcaaaatgattgtaaCCGAATAATGACCAATTGGAAGACCAATCAAACGATTGGTTATGTTTTGGAATCTGATTCAAATATTTGGTCCACATTCAAATGGAACAAATTGACAATGATTGCtctaattgattttcatcaaccaAAATTAATGTGTTTGGCTCATCATAACAAGATTCGAATTATGGCATTCG GCAATTTTACACTGAATGATTTATCCAGTTCTGATAAGATGCATGAATGGATcgaaaatcgaataaaagaAGCACAAAATAATTTCTACGATGGTATCAATCTGTTTATTGATGATCCTGTTGAGCCTAATTCAACATTTAGTCAACGAATTACTGATTTTGTTAGTTTGACCACTAAacattttcatgaaaaattaCCTGGATCAATCGTTTTATTTAATGCACCGTTTAGTccgaaaaatgaaaaag GCAAAGctgttgatggaaaaaactATGATTATGTTGCAATTTCTAAATCagttgatttgatgattgcaaTGGATTTTGATCAACGTAgtcaatcatttgatgaacCTAAATGTTTAGCTGGTGCTCCTGAATCGCTTTACATTACTATTGGTAGTCTGATGgcatataaaaatattggaGTTGATCTTAATCGAATGATACTAACATTAGGTTTCtatgttgatgaatatctatgtattgaatatcatcaaaattatcgtTGTATTATTCAACCATATAATTATCGTGGTGCAAATTGTAGTTCTAAAATTGCCAATCGTATACCGTGGAATGTTTATAAAACAATGATTGGACAATGTTGGATTCAAGTTTGGGATGAACATTCTAATCATGATATCTATACATATCTggataattcaatttatggTCAAATTAAACAATATTGGAGCGATTATCCTgccatttttaaaaaaatgattttaatagatgaaaatcaaatgtccGGTATTGGTGTTTGGATGTTGAATTATTTGGATGACAAAATCTGGTCACAATTACCCGAAAGACAATAa
- the LOC124497108 gene encoding uncharacterized protein LOC124497108 produces the protein MEFLQEIFDEAKFYGLDESIRRLQNWIFRYVNDYYELIDFFELYSHSNDCLYNDDQLIYFGIKFNNPYLAARVVGRNGQVIRLIRQITGTEIISPQYHLNQWMTNNTRRPPQCSRESFLIISRNSFRIRYSSMLIIATGMYFLQRFRDLITPKNGEISCQLPVPSKLVPLILRKNAIKILQIQWASDVRIVSPKPYCVPCEFYIIGEQVNVSIAMRLLVEYIDSIQQAK, from the exons atggaatttttacaagaaatttttgatgaagCCAAATTTTATGGTCTCGATGAATCTATTCGTCGATTGcaaaattggatttttcgATATGTCAATGATTATTACGAATTGATAGACTTTTTCGAATTGTATTCTCATTCCAATGATTGTCtgtacaatgatgatcaattgatctATTTTGggattaaattcaataatccATATCTGGCTGCACGTGTTGTCG GCCGAAATGGTCAAGTTATCCGTTTGATTCGACAAATTACCGGAACTGAAATCATTTCGCCACAATATCATCTAAATCAATGGATGACTAATAATACTCGTCGACCGCCACAATGTTCGCGggaatcatttttgatcatttcacGAAATTCATTTCGTATCAGATATTCTAGCATGTTGATCATTGCAACTGGCATGTATTTTCTGCAACGATTTCGAGATTTGATCACACCGAAAAATGGTGAAATTTCATGCCAATTGCCTGTACCATCTAAATTGGTGCCATTGATACTTCGAAAAAATGCAATCAAAATACTTCAAATTCAATGGGCATCAGATGTACGCATTGTATCACCTAAGCCATATTGTGTTCCTTGTGAATTCTATATTATCGGTGAACAg GTAAACGTTTCTATTGCTATGAGATTACTTGTTGAATatatcgattcgattcaacAAGCAAAATAG
- the LOC124497073 gene encoding L-serine dehydratase/L-threonine deaminase-like, with product MTFIKAELQPADTCDHHHNNVNGHKSKNLTSTFSSQKANLESGPEIFIKTPLIESVILKKYAANRPVYLKMENCQPSGSFKLRGLSNLCQYAKANGYERFVCPSGGNAGMATAYSARKLGMPCHIVVNKQTPESTRETIAAFGASVEIYGNSVNESVVRAKQLAEEDPKLFLVHPFDHKAIWDGHSSMIDEIAEELGEEPSIIVTCCGGGGLINGLVRGCRRYGWKTAKILSMESIGCHSFNVSLKNNGKRLRLEKMTSRVVCLSVDEVCQEILDEYHKAEPPILSRLVEDCDAAEACLKFADDHRVLVGLACGTCLAALYKGLVERMITDTEDPKDKELDKVKLDLNGNRIDEYDNGGPIVVIVCGGAEISMSQMDFYRKLWNIDV from the exons ATGACATTCATTAAAGCTGAATTACAACCAGCCGATACTTGTGACCATCACcataataatgttaatgGTCACAAgtcaaaaaatttaacatcCACCTTTTCCAGTCAAAAAGCCAATCTTGAATCTGGACcagaaattttcatcaaaacacCATTGATTGAAAGCGTTATTCTGAAAAAATATGCCGCCAATAGACctgtttatttgaaaatggaaaattgtcAACCATCCGGTAGTTTCAAATTACGTGGTCTTTCAAATTTATGCCAATAT GCAAAAGCAAATGGATATGAACGATTCGTTTGTCCATCCGGTGGTAATGCTGGTATGGCAACAGCATATTCAGCTCGTAAACTTGGTATGCCATGTCATATTGTAGTCAACAAACAGACACCAGAAAGTACAAGAGAAACAATTGCAGCATTTGGTGCATCAGTTGAAATATATGGTAATTCAGTTAATGAATCGGTTGTACGAGCAAAACAATTAGCTGAAGAAGATCCAAAATTGTTCCTAGTTCATCCATTCGATCATAAAGCTATTTG GGATGGACATTCAAgtatgattgatgaaatagCTGAAGAACTTGGTGAAGAACCATCAATTATTGTCAcatgttgtggtggtggtggattaATCAACGGTTTAGTACGTGGCTGTAGACGTTATGGCTGGAAAACGGCCAAAATTCTATCCATGGAATCGATTGGttgccattcattcaatgtatcTCTCAAAAATAATGGTAAACGTTTacgattggaaaaaatgacatcAAGAGTAGTATGTTTATCGGTTGATGAAGTTTGCCAAGAAATTCTTGATGAATATCATAAAGCTGAACCACCAATTTTATCACGTTTAGTTGAAGATTGTGATGCTGCTGAAGCTTGTTTAAAATTTGCAGATGATCATCGTGTATTAGTTGGATTAGCATGTGGTACATGTTTAGCTGCATTATATAAAGGACTGGTTGAACGTATGATTACCGATACTGAAGATCCAAAAGATAAAGAATTGGATAAAGTTAAATTAGATTTAAATGGTAATCGAATCGATGAATATGACAATGGTGGTCCAATAGTGGTCATTGTTTGTGGTGGTGCAGAGATTTCCATGAGTCAAATGGATTTCTATCGCAAATTATGGAACATTGATGtttga
- the LOC124497049 gene encoding uncharacterized protein LOC124497049 — MLNTNMADNNVKNNGNDGGSNDNKTLALPPPQPPSSSTSSTHSTTAQNAKNLTSKLLLRSTLLGSMSSLSRHHNNQRPAQLLMPKIHQQQQQQQQQNLEKPSTTWPQSIQHSQVTQTAVSCSKSTLGKQEEEKRHHHQQQQQQQRKNDNDHRLRHRRESSSQTNDNIIIIDNNLVSTVDGHTGQKNCDYFPNIKMSQTSSSSPPPTPRSSRSSSSSSSSSSSSSSSSSSTSNVSLVKNGIDLDPKSSKGYYNPANTLPISVNRLANFTNNRWYPEQETTFSNTSSNNNNQNHSYMTQSQTFLAYHQNHPKINNGKNVNNSNDRMNERMNSTTVAIGMSTLFSTPSLLALPSAASSTMPHYRSSPMSRSYQETIEHSNGILNAANKPFLAPKKSAFRKHPLIEITRTRALSRAKLKQSSQVSALLSGFALVAMVEMDITTPSTIPLPVLMFFITVTTMLVSVHMIALMISTCILPHIESMNAMQDLVLTLGTNDDQIMNDHNDPMMVTTPLMNDNHPSTTTATFVAPVKETTVAEQLMQDASIYYGSTPHQKMSRYISIAWFFSTVIGIFLFMLELVAIVWVKFWDHNRGSDLDDSDEHELIAGDNNNNYNNDRWLTDGKFVAIVASLILIPVLLALIFFAYHFYRKLVLIKWELTQKVLDELNNIADGLSAGENI, encoded by the exons atgttaAATACAAATATggctgataataatgttaaaaataatggtaatgatggtggttctaatgataataaaacattggcactgccaccaccacaaccaccgTCGTCGTCGACTTCATCAACGCATTCAACAACGGCACAAAATGCTAAAAATTTaacatcaaaattattattacgttCAACATTACTTGGTTCGATGTCATCACTGTCTCgacatcataataatcaacggCCAGCTCAATTATTGATGCCAAAAATTcaccaacagcaacagcaacaacaacaacaaaatttggaaaaaCCATCAACGACATGGCCACAATCCATACAGCATTCACAAGTAACACAAACAGCAGTGTCGTGTTCGAAATCAACGTTAGGAAAACAGGAAGAGGAaaaacgtcatcatcatcaacaacaacaacaacaacaacgaaaaaatgataatgatcatcgatTAAGACATCGTCGAGAATCTAGTTCACAGACAAAcgataatattattattattgataataatttagtGTCAACAGTTGATGGTCATActggacaaaaaaattgtgattaTTTTCCTAACATAAAAATgtcacaaacatcatcatcatcaccaccaccaacaccacgatcatcacgatcatcatcatcatcatcatcatcatcatcatcgtcatcatcatcatcttcatcaacatcaaatgtATCATTAGTAAAAAATGGTATTGATTTGGATCCAAAAAGCAGTAAAGGTTATTATAATCCAGCCAATACATTACCAATATCGGTTAATAGATTAGCAAATTTTACAAATAATCGTTGGTATCCTGAACAAGAAACAACATTCAGTAATACTagtagcaataataataatcaaaatcattcttATATGACACAGTCACAAACATTTTTAGCttatcatcagaatcatccaaaaattaataatggaaaaaatgtcaataatagtaatgatagaatgaatgaacgtaTGAATTCAACAACCGTTGCAATTGGAATGTCAACATTATTTAGtacaccatcattattagcaTTACCATCGGCggcatcatcaacaatgccACATTATCGATCGAGTCCAATGTCAAGATCATATCAGGAAACAATAGAACATTCTAATGGTATTCTGAATGCTGCTAATAAACCATTTTTAGCACCAAAAAAATCAGCTTTCCGAAAACatccattgattgaaattacaCGTACACGTGCATTAAGCCGAgcaaaattgaaacaatcatcacaGGTATCAGCATTACTTTCTGGTTTCGCTTTG GTTGCTATGGTTGAAATGGACATTACAACACCATCAACGATACCATTACCGGtgttaatgttttttatcaCAGTTACAACAATGCTTGTATCGGTTCATATGATTGCATTGATGATTTCTACCTGTATATTACCGCATatcgaatcaatgaatgCAATGCAAGATTTAGTATTAACATTAGGcacgaatgatgatcaaataatgaatgatcataatgatccaATGATGGTAACAACACcattaatgaatgataatcatccatcaacaacaacggcaactTTTGTAGCGCCTGTCAAAGAAACAACCGTAGCAGAACAATTAATGCAAGATgcatcaatttattatggTTCAACACCGCATCAAAAAATGAGTCGTTATATTTCAATTgcatggtttttttccactgttattggtatatttttattcatgcTTGAATTAGTTGCAATTGTATGGGTAAAATTCTGGGATCATAATCGTGGTTCTGATTTAGATGATAGTGATGAACATGAATTAATTGccggtgataataataataattataataacgATAGATGGCTTACTGATGGAAAATTTGTTGCCATTGTTGCATCATTGATATTAATACCAGTATTATTggcattaatattttttgcttatcatttttatagaAAATTGGTATTAATCAAATGGGAATTGACACAAAAAGTTTTGGATGAATTAAATAATATTGCCGATGGTCTATCAGCTGgtgaaaatatttga
- the LOC124497037 gene encoding uncharacterized protein LOC124497037: protein MMCYFHRNAMKSTQKQAFMLFKSDLSKSSKDLLLQLHLEREKVLKLLQESNRNRIQRILEELHQSIINYVALFRGFAISPLHDLGGVSEKFFSQFHPSPLRRMYGFEWTDSIGEKQLMIIGDSFVELASILFNYALWLMKWCTSFNSSSKSSSMISLNPSANRRQQTPISSLLQAAGLFRFIRENLGRYLIQSEQDTIFGTDLDPDVIRAYELQCNGEAREFLFLSMMGSKQKQVKKEASKSSKITSTKNGSNQKKSSSSASWKTNGNKRQRSMMDMIRLARTTRDQFRQSSESIATSLERRLKKWHCYLLMKKILFEAWEYLLLLQERKQPQPIIDFDFTPMTMDDEKIFWHKIDECLRSINVLSIKYNKYGQEFAKNDPKSWTNRVIDAKKFIKNLQSHMDIVREDIRIRTLALVSNNPTMNKTISSTNLLDKFIRPIVFHLPKLHDYWTVNVCLEFGVEIFIPNYDPFAATNLKIANVNNLVPIWSRRFTALKKTNKDLENFDQSLDGQCPEFRNCCLKLRNLRNDLQKLFHEQIDVTKIENFIDFKSKLIDQFNSYLSWTAGLMANNQSRQLFGFCWTSSIDTNVRCIVYDIEFEICSTIYILAIWQMKSVCELLMSTENSKDSNKKEDVWKNSDYEFLIQTLRESAGMFQYILDRTKSNKYFGENDCDFLEPVLRSYRNHCLAEAQELLFRLSNISWIQLKITIRILQLYWAISEDLNDSTIMINTNRPECTEKIYWRHYCQMKSYLYKSLGYFYLSEMFPKSGERTVAALQKSLALLRYFRKQLVENQTIYPWIMDDNQFDRFSTTLDERFQQMCIHFVLNNHENFMKKYDINLDTVVINRQLDSMILLQPIKFYQPIADDFWLKDTTIQQALIDLTTSSSSSSSSTSTKNENVANVNSGGILIRSKPIAIIKQSPSTTMKSALPELKNIPSKTMIIISSPVNTTAIKTAVAIAHGGGGVGVGGVGQIINNDNSSSSSSSNYKNKTNM, encoded by the exons ATGATGTGCTATTTTCATCGAAACGCAATGAAATCAACACAAAAACAAGCTTTTATGTTATTCAAATCTGATCTATCTAAATCATCTAAAgatcttcttcttcaactTCATCTGGAACGTGAAAAagtattgaaattattacaggaatcaaatcgaaatcgAATACAGCGTATATTGGAAGAAttacatcaatcaatcattaattatGTTGCACTGTTTCGTGGATTCGCAATCTCACCATTACATGATTTGGGTGGTGtttcagaaaaatttttctcacaATTTCATCCATCACCTTTACGTCGAATGTATGGATTCGAATGGACAGATTCGATTggtgaaaaacaattaatgatCATTGGCGATTCGTTTGTAGAATTGGCTTCAATACTTTTCAATTATGCTCTATGGCTAATGAAATGGTGtacatcattcaattcatcttCGAAATCATCTTCAATGATTAGTTTGAATCCAAGTGCAAATCGTAGACAACAAACACCAATTTCATCACTTTTACAAGCAGCTGGATTGTTTCGTTTTATACGTGAGAATTTAGGTCGATATTTAATACAAAGTGAACAAGATACCATTTTCGGTACCGATTTAGATCCAGATGTTATTCGTGCTTATGAATTACAATGTAATGGTGAAGCAagagaatttctttttctttcaatgatgggaagtaaacaaaaacaagtgAAGAAGGAagcatcaaaatcatcaaaaataacTAGTACTAAAAATGGaagtaatcaaaaaaaatcttcatcatcagcatcatggAAAACAAACGGCAATAAACGACAACGATCAATGATGGATATGATACGTTTAGCTCGTACAACACGTGATCAATTTCGGCAATCATCTGAATCGATTGCAACATCATTGGAACgtagattgaaaaaatggcaTTGCTATTTacttatgaaaaaaattctattcgaAGCCTGGGAATATCTGCTGTTACTACAGGAACGTAAACAACCACAACCgataatcgattttgatttcacACCAATGACCAtggatgatgagaaaattttctggcataaaattgatgaatgtttaCGAAGTATCAATGTTTTAAGCATCAAATACAATAAATATGGACAAGAATTTGCcaaaaatgatccaaaatcATGGACAAATCGTGTGATTGAtgcgaaaaaatttattaaaaatctTCAAAGTCATATGGATATTGTCCGTGAAGATATAAGGATTCGAACTTTAGCTTTAGTATCAAATAATccaacaatgaacaaaacgaTTAGTTCGACTAATTTATTGGATAAATTTATTAGACCAATTGTATTTCATTTACCCAAATTACATGACTATTGGACAGTAAATGTATGCCTTGAATTTGGTGTCGAAATATTCATTCCAAATTACGATCCATTTGCTGcaacaaatttaaaaattgcaAATGTCAACAATCTAGTGCCAATATGGTCACGACGTTTTACAGCATTAAAAAAGACGAACAAAGATTTGGAAAATTTCGATCAATCATTAGATGGACAATGTCCTGAATTTCGAAATTGTTGTCTAAAATTAAGAAACTTACGAAATGATTTACAGAAATTATTCCATGAACAAATTGATGTGACaaagattgaaaattttatcgatttcaaatcaaaattaattgatcaattcaataGTTATTTATCATGGACGGCCGGTCTAATGgccaacaatcaatcaagacAATTGTTTGGATTTTGTTGGACAAGTTCCATTGATACAAATGTTCGTTGTATAGTATatgatattgaatttgaaatctgTTCAACTATTTACATTTTAGCCATTTGGCAAATGAAATCTGTATGTGAATTATTGATGTCAACTGAAAACAGTAAAGATTCAAACAAGAAAGAAGATGTATGGAAAAATAgtgattatgaatttttaataCAAACATTACGTGAATCGGCCGGTatgtttcaatatatattggaCAGAACAAAATCCAATAAATATTTTGGTGaaaatgattgtgattttcTTGAACCGGTTCTACGATCATATCGAAATCATTGTTTAGCTGAAGCACAAGAACTATTATTTCGTTTATCAAATATAAGTTGgatacaattgaaaattactATACGAATATTACAATTATATTGGGCAATCAGTGAAGATTTAAATGATTCAACTATAATGATCAATACTAATCGTCCAGAATGTACGGAAAAGATTTATTGGCGACATTATTGTCAGATGAAATCCTATCTATATAAATCATTGGGATATTTCTATTTAAGCGAAATGTTTCCTAAATCTGGTGAACGTACAGTAGCCGCTTTACAAAAATCTTTAGCATTATTGAGATATTTTCGTAAACAACttgttgaaaatcaaacTATTTATCCATGGATTatggatgataatcaatttgatcgattttcgACAACACTGGATGAACGTTTTCAACAAATGTGtatacattttgttttgaataatcatgaaaattttatgaaaaaatatgatatCAATTTGGATACGGTTGTAATTAATAGACAATTAGATTCGATGATTTTATTACAGCCAATTAAATTCTATCAACCAATAGCTGATGATTTTTGGTTAAAAGATACTACCATTCAACAAGCATTGATCGATTTgacgacatcatcatcatcatcatcatcatcaacatcaacgaagaatgaaaatgtagCTAATGTCAACAGTGGTGGAATATTGATTCGATCAAAACCGATtgcaatcatcaaacaaa gtccatcaacaacaatgaaatctGCATTGCCGGAACTTAAAAACATTCCATCAAAAactatgataatcatttcatcaccTGTGAATACGACAGCTATTAAAACGGCAGTGGCGATTGCAcacggtggtggtggtgttggtgttggtggtgttggccaaattatcaacaatgataatagtagcagtagtagtagtagtaattataaaaacaaaactaataTGTAA